One stretch of Streptomyces sp. NBC_01363 DNA includes these proteins:
- a CDS encoding extracellular solute-binding protein, producing the protein MTTSGISRRGALRMFGIGALGVAGAGVLGACAPSGAGTSSNSGDTKSKNFDFTSWSLNEEAAKPSIEKIIAAWEKDKSSKVRAVSYPYNEYLSQLTLKLGGGETTGAVHLDIAWLAAVAQMGKLADLGSVALKGGYTNVALNSGMYDGKQYGLPWNTGSIGVIANSKLLEKAGIKKHPATVEEFEGALRELKGLGGGVVPYAAATKVAQLKDIFPWMQTFGCTLLEDDRVTIGDDASIDAVTWYKKLHDEKLIAADVDRFDARALFGQGKAAFYDDAVIGKGVTAAQSKDKTLADAMQPMKRPVLRSGDTPQALLWGGVIAIVKGKGQDAATEFALHTTSDRATTTEYFAARALPPSTTAGLDDPKVAQDTFTTEWTEKITDTATGSPFWQFAQNAQIEEAVAKQVQAVLVGKSKPKDAMKKAAEEVTDLIKR; encoded by the coding sequence ATGACCACCTCTGGCATCAGCCGGCGCGGCGCGCTGCGCATGTTCGGCATCGGCGCGCTCGGTGTGGCCGGCGCCGGCGTGCTCGGCGCCTGCGCACCGTCCGGCGCCGGCACCTCCTCCAACAGCGGCGACACGAAGTCCAAGAACTTCGACTTCACCTCCTGGTCGCTCAACGAGGAGGCCGCCAAGCCCTCGATCGAGAAGATCATCGCGGCGTGGGAGAAGGACAAGAGCTCCAAGGTCCGCGCGGTCTCGTACCCGTACAACGAGTATCTGAGCCAGCTCACCCTCAAGCTCGGGGGCGGGGAGACGACCGGCGCGGTGCATCTCGACATCGCCTGGCTCGCCGCGGTGGCGCAGATGGGCAAGCTCGCCGACCTCGGTTCCGTGGCCCTGAAGGGCGGCTACACGAACGTTGCGCTGAACAGCGGTATGTACGACGGCAAGCAGTACGGCCTGCCGTGGAACACCGGCTCGATCGGTGTGATCGCCAACTCCAAGCTTCTGGAGAAGGCCGGCATCAAGAAGCACCCCGCCACCGTCGAGGAGTTCGAGGGCGCGCTGCGGGAGCTGAAGGGGCTCGGCGGCGGTGTCGTGCCGTACGCCGCCGCCACCAAGGTCGCGCAGCTCAAGGACATCTTCCCGTGGATGCAGACCTTCGGCTGCACGCTCCTGGAGGACGACAGGGTGACCATCGGCGACGACGCCTCCATCGACGCCGTCACCTGGTACAAGAAGCTGCACGACGAGAAGCTGATCGCCGCGGACGTGGACCGCTTCGACGCGCGTGCCCTGTTCGGGCAGGGCAAGGCCGCCTTCTACGACGACGCCGTCATCGGCAAGGGCGTGACCGCGGCCCAGTCCAAGGACAAGACGCTGGCCGACGCGATGCAGCCGATGAAGCGGCCGGTGCTGCGCTCCGGTGACACGCCGCAGGCGCTGCTGTGGGGCGGTGTGATCGCGATCGTCAAGGGCAAGGGGCAGGACGCGGCGACCGAGTTCGCGCTGCACACCACCTCCGACCGCGCCACCACCACCGAGTACTTCGCCGCCCGCGCCCTGCCGCCGTCCACCACGGCGGGCCTGGACGACCCGAAGGTCGCGCAGGACACCTTCACCACCGAGTGGACCGAGAAGATCACCGATACGGCGACCGGCAGCCCGTTCTGGCAGTTCGCGCAGAACGCCCAGATCGAGGAGGCCGTGGCCAAGCAGGTCCAGGCCGTCCTGGTAGGCAAGTCGAAGCCGAAGGACGCGATGAAGAAGGCCGCCGAGGAGGTCACCGACCTCATCAAGCGCTGA
- a CDS encoding carbohydrate ABC transporter permease encodes MTSTTSTPLSGTDRLRPSATSAGRTSRRRMRKDLLRSRIAAWTAILVIGAFGMLPVYWLLATALSSPEQTFRFPPKLIPTDITFSNFTALAENDQLIKYLVNSLIVASITAVLSVVVATYMGYSFSKFRYRGRRSLMHMVLASQMFPQALLLVTLYAVFSSFGLLNTYTALVLSFTTFTMPLCVWMLKGIFDTIPDALLEAASIDGASRWRTLHSIVAPLAAPGMIAAGLFAFVRGWNDFIFAVTLADKEKQTLPPGLVSTYIGEFQTAWPELMAASLVVSAPVVVAFMFLQRYLVGGMTAGSVKS; translated from the coding sequence ATGACCTCCACGACCTCCACCCCGCTGTCCGGCACCGACCGGCTGAGGCCGTCCGCCACGTCCGCCGGGCGCACCTCGCGGCGTCGGATGCGCAAGGACCTGCTGCGCTCGCGGATCGCCGCCTGGACCGCGATCCTGGTGATCGGCGCGTTCGGCATGCTGCCGGTCTACTGGCTGCTGGCCACCGCCCTGAGCAGCCCCGAGCAGACCTTCCGGTTCCCGCCGAAGCTCATACCCACCGACATCACCTTCAGCAACTTCACGGCCCTCGCCGAGAACGACCAGCTGATCAAGTACCTGGTCAACTCCCTCATCGTGGCCTCGATCACCGCCGTGCTGAGCGTGGTCGTCGCCACGTACATGGGCTACTCGTTCTCCAAGTTCCGCTACCGCGGGCGGCGGTCGCTGATGCACATGGTGCTGGCCTCCCAGATGTTCCCCCAGGCGCTCCTGCTGGTGACGCTGTACGCCGTGTTCTCCAGCTTCGGCCTGCTGAACACGTACACCGCCCTGGTGCTGTCCTTCACCACGTTCACGATGCCGCTCTGCGTCTGGATGCTGAAGGGCATCTTCGACACCATCCCGGACGCCCTACTGGAGGCCGCATCCATCGACGGCGCGTCCCGGTGGCGGACGCTGCACTCCATCGTGGCGCCGCTGGCCGCGCCCGGAATGATCGCCGCCGGACTGTTCGCCTTCGTCCGCGGCTGGAACGACTTCATCTTCGCCGTGACGCTGGCCGACAAGGAGAAGCAGACCCTGCCGCCCGGCCTCGTCTCCACCTACATCGGTGAGTTCCAGACTGCCTGGCCCGAGCTGATGGCCGCCTCGCTGGTGGTGTCCGCGCCGGTGGTCGTCGCCTTCATGTTCCTGCAGCGCTACCTCGTCGGCGGCATGACCGCCGGCTCGGTCAAGAGCTGA
- a CDS encoding carbohydrate ABC transporter permease, giving the protein MSTAAPPQKAAPRRERSGGRLSNGAFALLLTAPGLALFAAIIIYPLLSALFTGFFKQDLRLPGREFVGLENFSYWLDGEFLTILKQTLIFTFGATLVPFVVGFALALALNSGLKGSGFLRGLFLFPWVIPGVVVSFLWMWIFNANYGVLNGILMKAGIIEESISWLGQPGTAMLAVIVTKTWASFPWMMVMLLAGLQTVPKELHEAASMDGAGSIRRFFAVTWPQVRGVASIVLLLEFIWNFQHFDTIYVLTGGGPAGTTETFATAVYQTAFKGFDIGRATALGGLWMVLLLILVAVYLRITERKGDAR; this is encoded by the coding sequence ATGAGTACGGCCGCACCTCCGCAGAAGGCCGCTCCACGCCGTGAGCGGTCCGGCGGACGGCTCTCCAACGGCGCGTTCGCACTGCTGCTGACCGCACCGGGGCTCGCCCTGTTCGCGGCGATCATCATCTATCCGCTGCTGTCCGCCCTGTTCACCGGCTTCTTCAAGCAGGACCTGCGTCTGCCGGGCCGGGAGTTCGTCGGCCTGGAGAACTTCAGCTACTGGCTGGACGGCGAGTTCCTCACGATCCTCAAGCAGACGCTGATCTTCACCTTCGGTGCGACGCTCGTCCCCTTCGTGGTCGGTTTCGCCCTCGCGCTCGCGCTGAACTCGGGCCTGAAGGGCAGTGGCTTCCTGCGTGGACTGTTCCTCTTCCCGTGGGTGATCCCGGGCGTGGTGGTCTCCTTCCTGTGGATGTGGATCTTCAACGCGAACTACGGCGTGCTGAACGGCATCCTCATGAAGGCCGGGATCATCGAGGAGTCCATCTCCTGGCTCGGCCAGCCCGGCACCGCCATGCTCGCCGTCATCGTCACCAAGACCTGGGCGAGCTTCCCCTGGATGATGGTGATGCTCCTGGCCGGTCTGCAGACCGTGCCCAAGGAACTGCACGAGGCGGCGTCGATGGACGGGGCGGGCTCGATCCGGCGCTTCTTCGCCGTCACCTGGCCCCAGGTCCGCGGTGTCGCCTCGATCGTGCTGCTCCTGGAGTTCATCTGGAACTTCCAGCACTTCGACACCATCTACGTGCTCACCGGCGGCGGCCCGGCCGGCACCACCGAGACCTTCGCGACCGCCGTGTACCAGACCGCCTTCAAGGGCTTCGACATCGGCCGGGCGACCGCGCTGGGCGGTCTGTGGATGGTGCTCCTGCTCATCCTGGTCGCCGTCTACCTCAGGATCACCGAGCGGAAGGGCGACGCCCGATGA
- a CDS encoding FAD-dependent oxidoreductase encodes MREEEVHFDIAVIGGGLAGTCAAIAAARLGRRVALVNNRPVLGGNASSEVRVWVCGATAHGVHRWARETGIMGELYTENQYRNPEGNPYYWDQVVLDAVRAEPGIDLYLNTDVREVDASGPDDAREVHSCTGWMMGSERRITFRARQFLDCTGDGLLGHLAGAHHRIGREARSEFGEPWAPEAGDEALLGSTILFHTKDTGRPVKFVPPDCARDLTTTPILRNRVLRTGDNGCDYWWIEWGGELDTVHDNERIRDELQAVIMGIWDHIKNSGEFPDAENLTLEWVGSLPGKREYRRFLGDHMLTQQDILEQRQFADRVAFGGWSVDLHPVQGMYADEPGARQRYADGIFHIPLRSLYSANVTNLLFAGRNISATHIAFGATRVMATCATLGEAAGTAAALCVAEGLSPRVLAADHPELVRRALLRQDASVIGLYDDDPDNLARTARVSASSYLSRLAAEPTPAAPGEPYPLTRDLALLLPVDPALDTVDLLVHGAPGELPSELTVELWSTGRPENAVPVDHMLTTTVTVPAGGPHWVTARFDHRPDTPENVVLIVRACPGAALVLVPERTDGVLALRSRAEGDAAVDHDIPEEEGQLVLEWQARGLRRRTFGFRATPDTAAFLPERAVGGFQRAYGGPQMWSSELLPDPDRATQWLRLDWDKEQQLTETRVVFDDDVDEYLNNLHRHRTPFEVMPELVRDYRIQGREPDGTWRTLLTVTDNRRRHRVHDLNGADGGPVRTDALRLVVDATHGARHAHVIAFKAYGA; translated from the coding sequence GTGCGGGAAGAAGAGGTCCATTTCGACATCGCCGTCATCGGCGGTGGCCTGGCAGGGACCTGCGCGGCCATTGCCGCGGCCCGGCTCGGCCGACGCGTCGCCCTGGTCAACAACCGGCCCGTCCTGGGCGGCAACGCCAGCAGCGAGGTCCGCGTCTGGGTCTGCGGCGCCACGGCCCACGGCGTGCACCGCTGGGCCCGCGAGACCGGCATCATGGGCGAGCTGTACACCGAGAACCAGTACCGCAACCCCGAGGGGAACCCGTACTACTGGGACCAGGTGGTCCTCGACGCCGTCCGGGCCGAACCCGGCATCGACCTGTACCTCAACACCGACGTACGGGAGGTCGACGCGAGCGGCCCGGACGACGCACGCGAGGTGCACTCCTGCACGGGCTGGATGATGGGCTCCGAGCGGCGTATCACCTTCCGCGCACGGCAGTTCCTCGACTGCACCGGCGACGGCCTGCTCGGTCACCTCGCCGGCGCCCACCACCGCATCGGCCGCGAGGCGCGCTCGGAGTTCGGCGAGCCCTGGGCGCCCGAGGCCGGGGACGAGGCGCTGCTCGGGTCGACGATCCTGTTCCACACCAAGGACACGGGCCGGCCGGTGAAGTTCGTGCCGCCCGACTGCGCCCGCGACCTCACCACCACGCCCATCCTGCGCAACCGCGTGCTGCGCACCGGCGACAACGGCTGCGACTACTGGTGGATCGAGTGGGGCGGCGAGCTGGACACCGTCCACGACAACGAGCGCATCCGCGACGAACTCCAGGCCGTGATCATGGGCATCTGGGACCACATCAAGAACTCCGGCGAGTTCCCGGACGCCGAGAACCTGACGCTGGAGTGGGTCGGCAGCCTCCCCGGCAAGCGCGAGTACCGCCGCTTCCTCGGCGACCACATGCTGACCCAGCAGGACATCCTGGAGCAACGGCAGTTCGCCGACCGCGTGGCCTTCGGCGGCTGGTCCGTCGACCTCCACCCGGTGCAGGGCATGTACGCCGACGAGCCCGGCGCCCGCCAGCGCTACGCGGACGGCATCTTCCACATCCCGCTGCGCTCCCTGTACTCGGCGAACGTCACGAACCTCCTGTTCGCCGGGCGCAACATCTCCGCCACCCACATAGCCTTCGGTGCCACCCGGGTCATGGCCACCTGCGCCACGCTCGGCGAGGCCGCGGGCACGGCCGCCGCGCTGTGCGTCGCCGAGGGCCTCAGCCCGCGCGTACTCGCCGCCGACCACCCCGAGCTGGTGCGCCGTGCCCTGCTGCGGCAGGATGCCTCGGTCATCGGCCTGTACGACGACGACCCCGACAACCTGGCGCGCACGGCCCGCGTCAGCGCCTCCTCGTACCTGAGCCGCCTGGCCGCCGAGCCCACGCCGGCCGCGCCCGGCGAGCCGTACCCGCTCACCCGCGACCTCGCGCTGCTGCTGCCGGTGGACCCGGCACTCGACACGGTCGACCTGCTCGTCCACGGCGCCCCGGGTGAGCTGCCGAGCGAACTCACCGTGGAACTGTGGAGCACCGGCCGCCCCGAGAACGCGGTCCCCGTCGACCACATGCTCACCACCACGGTGACCGTGCCGGCCGGCGGCCCTCACTGGGTCACGGCCCGCTTCGACCACCGCCCGGACACCCCGGAGAACGTCGTGCTGATCGTGCGCGCCTGTCCGGGCGCGGCGCTGGTCCTCGTCCCCGAGCGCACCGACGGCGTCCTCGCCCTGCGCAGCAGGGCCGAAGGGGACGCGGCCGTCGACCACGACATCCCGGAGGAGGAGGGCCAGTTGGTCCTGGAGTGGCAGGCCCGCGGCCTGCGCCGCCGGACCTTCGGCTTCCGTGCGACCCCGGACACCGCCGCGTTCCTGCCCGAGCGGGCCGTCGGCGGATTCCAACGCGCCTACGGGGGCCCGCAGATGTGGTCGTCCGAGCTGCTGCCCGACCCGGACCGGGCCACGCAGTGGCTGCGCCTCGACTGGGACAAGGAGCAGCAACTCACCGAAACGCGCGTGGTGTTCGACGACGATGTCGACGAGTACCTCAACAACCTGCACCGGCACCGCACCCCGTTCGAGGTCATGCCGGAACTGGTCCGCGACTACCGTATCCAGGGCCGCGAGCCCGACGGCACCTGGCGCACGCTGCTGACGGTGACGGACAACCGCCGCCGCCACCGCGTGCACGATCTGAACGGCGCGGACGGCGGGCCCGTGCGCACCGACGCGCTGCGGCTCGTGGTCGACGCGACGCACGGGGCGCGGCACGCGCACGTGATCGCGTTCAAGGCATACGGCGCGTAG
- a CDS encoding IclR family transcriptional regulator produces the protein MATRATDAGTNQSVERAVSVLRALDSGRPELRVSDVAELTGLGSSTTSRLLSTLERLDMVERDPVSNLYRLSLGILPLAATATNRHPVHRAARMVLQDLATRTGLGANVAIRRDTELMFLCNFEGTRAPKSYTQAGHTAPLHATSIGKCLLTGLTPKERRKLLPEPLEAHTDYTTTSHDLLDTEIDTVRRTGYAIEAEERALGRASLAAPVRDASGDVVAAISLWGPTSLLGNHTEAEGQRLALTREVIEAADAISQALGAI, from the coding sequence ATGGCCACGCGGGCGACCGACGCCGGGACGAACCAGAGCGTCGAACGAGCGGTCTCGGTGCTGCGCGCACTCGACTCCGGCCGTCCGGAACTGCGCGTCTCCGACGTCGCCGAACTCACCGGACTGGGCTCCTCCACCACCTCCCGCCTCCTGTCCACCCTCGAGCGCCTCGACATGGTCGAACGCGACCCCGTCAGCAACCTCTACCGCCTCAGCCTCGGCATCCTCCCGCTCGCCGCCACCGCCACCAATCGCCACCCCGTGCACCGCGCCGCCCGCATGGTCCTCCAGGACCTCGCCACCCGCACCGGACTCGGAGCCAACGTCGCCATCCGCCGCGACACCGAGCTGATGTTCCTGTGCAATTTCGAGGGAACCCGCGCCCCCAAGTCCTACACGCAGGCCGGACACACCGCCCCGCTGCACGCCACCAGCATCGGCAAGTGCCTGCTCACCGGCCTCACGCCCAAGGAGCGCCGCAAGCTGCTTCCCGAACCGCTCGAGGCGCACACCGACTACACGACCACCAGCCACGACCTCCTCGACACCGAGATCGACACCGTCCGCCGCACCGGCTACGCCATCGAAGCCGAAGAACGCGCCCTTGGCCGCGCTTCCCTCGCCGCGCCCGTCCGCGACGCCTCGGGTGACGTCGTCGCCGCCATCTCCCTGTGGGGCCCCACCTCCCTCCTCGGCAACCACACCGAAGCCGAAGGGCAACGTCTCGCCCTCACCCGCGAGGTCATCGAAGCCGCCGACGCCATCAGCCAAGCACTCGGCGCCATCTGA
- a CDS encoding DUF6390 family protein, producing the protein MSAEGALLFARYAYPPNELGYCGPADAAALLRRDATADIERRARQFEGAWCYLQFLAETARLADPLDVRVVEAYWIGNELLDRADPAALVERMTDRFRGQLGGTWREAGRRALAHHSFQVFEVYPWAPILRSAGHPTALSVLDQCRIRTGVVVAADRDLATVRSRPLYWDGAGLAEGAWQEETVRCSAGGLTLLDGLSAGDRVALHWDWVCDVITDEQARRIEFLEERRRTGLGLSSCEPGLGSHGAPG; encoded by the coding sequence GTGAGTGCCGAGGGCGCGCTGCTGTTCGCGCGATACGCCTACCCGCCCAACGAGCTGGGCTACTGCGGCCCCGCGGACGCGGCGGCCCTCCTGCGCCGTGACGCGACCGCCGACATCGAGCGGCGCGCCCGGCAGTTCGAGGGGGCCTGGTGCTATCTCCAGTTCCTCGCGGAGACGGCCAGGCTGGCGGACCCGCTCGACGTGCGGGTGGTCGAGGCGTACTGGATCGGCAACGAACTGCTGGACCGGGCCGATCCCGCCGCTCTGGTGGAGCGCATGACCGACCGGTTCCGGGGGCAGCTCGGCGGCACCTGGCGCGAAGCCGGGCGGCGCGCCCTGGCCCATCACAGCTTCCAGGTGTTCGAGGTGTATCCATGGGCCCCGATACTGCGGTCGGCAGGCCATCCGACCGCCCTGTCCGTGCTCGACCAGTGCCGCATCCGTACGGGAGTGGTCGTGGCCGCCGACAGAGACCTCGCGACCGTGCGGTCACGCCCGCTGTACTGGGATGGTGCGGGGCTGGCCGAGGGAGCGTGGCAGGAGGAGACCGTACGCTGCTCGGCCGGTGGGCTGACGCTGCTCGACGGGCTGTCCGCCGGTGACCGGGTGGCGCTGCACTGGGACTGGGTGTGCGACGTGATCACCGACGAACAGGCCCGGCGCATCGAATTCCTTGAGGAGCGCCGACGCACCGGCTTGGGCCTCTCGTCCTGTGAACCGGGTCTCGGCAGCCACGGCGCTCCGGGCTGA